One region of Olleya sp. Hel_I_94 genomic DNA includes:
- a CDS encoding alpha/beta hydrolase family protein, whose protein sequence is MKYLNNLSVALFILFTSLTVAQTEKPQTPKAPFDYIIKDVTFINTAADSIVLAGTLTLPKDTINPPVAILINGSGAHDRDCDIMGHKSFWVIADYLTNNGIAVLRYDERGTAQSQGDFSTATTFDLAKDVEAGINFLKSRTDIDVSKIGLIGHSEGGLIAPIVASTNTNVAFIVMLAGTGVNGQEVLQSQSKKIAELQGTTKEGIAFNHQLTTIAYDALHSETETDKQKAAITLALDSYKKQLEADQSPFAVYVNNIVIKQLASQLTNPWLYAFITLDPKAYLEKVTCPVLVLNGTKDVQVLPEINLPAIKKHLETAKNNDVTIHEIEGLNHLFQTAKTGNINEYAKIEETFSPVALKLISDWIHARF, encoded by the coding sequence ATGAAGTATTTAAATAACCTATCAGTTGCGCTGTTTATATTATTTACAAGTTTGACTGTTGCACAAACCGAAAAACCACAAACACCAAAAGCACCTTTTGATTATATAATTAAAGACGTTACTTTTATTAACACAGCAGCAGACAGCATAGTGTTAGCTGGTACATTAACGTTACCTAAAGATACTATCAATCCTCCTGTTGCCATTTTAATTAATGGTTCAGGTGCTCATGATAGAGATTGCGACATCATGGGTCACAAATCCTTTTGGGTAATTGCAGATTATTTAACCAATAACGGAATTGCTGTTTTACGTTATGACGAACGTGGTACAGCACAATCCCAAGGTGATTTTAGTACAGCTACCACCTTTGATTTAGCTAAAGATGTTGAAGCTGGTATTAATTTTTTAAAATCACGCACAGATATTGATGTATCAAAAATTGGATTAATTGGTCATAGCGAAGGCGGATTAATTGCACCAATAGTAGCATCTACCAATACAAACGTCGCTTTTATTGTCATGCTTGCTGGTACAGGTGTTAATGGACAGGAAGTACTACAGTCACAAAGCAAAAAAATTGCAGAACTACAAGGGACTACTAAAGAAGGTATTGCTTTTAACCACCAATTAACAACTATAGCTTATGATGCTTTACATTCTGAAACTGAAACAGACAAGCAAAAGGCTGCTATAACTTTAGCTTTAGATAGCTATAAAAAACAATTAGAAGCAGATCAAAGTCCGTTTGCGGTTTATGTAAATAATATAGTAATTAAGCAATTAGCTTCACAATTAACTAATCCTTGGCTTTATGCGTTTATTACATTAGACCCTAAAGCATATTTAGAAAAAGTAACGTGTCCTGTTTTGGTCCTTAACGGAACTAAAGATGTACAAGTATTACCAGAAATAAATTTACCTGCCATTAAAAAACACCTTGAGACTGCTAAGAATAATGATGTAACCATCCACGAAATTGAAGGTTTAAATCATTTGTTTCAAACTGCTAAAACGGGAAACATTAATGAGTATGCTAAAATTGAGGAAACTTTTTCTCCTGTTGCTTTAAAATTAATATCAGATTGGATTCATGCTAGATTTTAG
- the obgE gene encoding GTPase ObgE, whose amino-acid sequence MTEGNFVDYVKMHVSSGNGGKGSVHLHREKFITKGGPDGGDGGRGGHVILRGNSNLWTLLHLKFKRHIRAGHGGHGSKSRSSGEDGEDMYADVPLGTVVRDTETNEILFEITEDGEERIVAEGGKGGLGNWHFKTSTNQTPRYAQPGIPLEEKFITLELKVLADVGLVGFPNAGKSTLLSVVTSAKPKIADYEFTTLKPNLGIVKYRDFQTFVMADIPGIIEGAAEGKGLGYYFLRHIERNSILLFLIPADAPDIKAQYEILLDELRRYNPEMLDKDRMIAISKSDMLDDELKAELKTELDKTLPIPYQFISSVAQQGLTELKDTLWKMLN is encoded by the coding sequence ATGACTGAGGGAAATTTTGTAGACTACGTAAAAATGCATGTCTCTTCCGGTAACGGAGGAAAAGGATCTGTGCATTTACATCGCGAAAAATTTATTACAAAAGGTGGACCAGATGGAGGAGATGGTGGACGTGGAGGACACGTTATATTAAGAGGTAACTCTAACCTTTGGACGCTATTGCATCTAAAATTTAAAAGACATATTAGAGCAGGACATGGTGGACATGGTAGTAAAAGTAGAAGCTCTGGAGAAGATGGAGAAGACATGTACGCAGACGTACCTTTAGGTACTGTCGTTAGAGACACAGAAACTAACGAGATCCTTTTTGAAATCACTGAGGATGGAGAAGAGCGTATTGTGGCAGAAGGTGGAAAAGGTGGTCTAGGTAACTGGCACTTTAAAACCTCTACAAACCAAACACCACGTTATGCACAACCAGGAATACCATTAGAAGAAAAATTTATAACCCTAGAACTTAAAGTTTTAGCAGATGTAGGTTTGGTTGGATTTCCAAATGCAGGAAAATCCACATTACTTTCTGTAGTAACTTCAGCAAAACCAAAAATTGCAGATTACGAGTTTACAACTCTTAAACCTAATCTTGGAATTGTAAAATACAGAGATTTTCAAACCTTTGTAATGGCTGATATTCCTGGGATTATTGAAGGTGCAGCAGAAGGTAAAGGATTAGGGTATTACTTTTTACGTCACATAGAGCGTAACTCGATTTTACTATTTTTAATACCAGCAGATGCGCCAGATATTAAGGCACAGTATGAGATCTTGTTGGACGAGTTAAGACGTTACAATCCAGAAATGTTAGACAAAGATCGTATGATTGCCATCTCAAAGTCTGACATGTTGGACGACGAGCTTAAAGCAGAACTGAAAACCGAATTGGATAAAACACTTCCAATTCCTTACCAATTTATATCAAGTGTAGCACAACAAGGTTTAACCGAGTTGAAAGACACACTATGGAAAATGCTTAACTAA
- a CDS encoding adenylate kinase, producing the protein MQTITLHDKQFKPFISEQELDDAVTRMANQVAHDLGDEVPVFVGILNGSFMIVSDFVKKYPKPCEVTFIKLASYEGVKSTEDIQRLIGLTQDLTGRTVVILEDIIDTGNTLEEVHRIFKSENVKQLLIATLFYKPEAYKKDFKLHYVGIEIPNKFIVGYGLDYDGLGRDLPAVYQLKTTQHMTNLVLFGPPGAGKGTQANFLKEKYDLVHISTGDVFRYNIKNETALGTLAKSYMDKGHLVPDQVTIDMLEAEVERNAGAKGFIFDGFPRNETQAIALDKIMSDKDSEVSAMVALEVEDEVLVQRLLERGKTSGRKDDSDEAIIRNRIKVYYNETAILKDYYAAQNKYFGVDGIGGIEDITKRLNTVIDKL; encoded by the coding sequence ATGCAAACTATTACGCTTCACGACAAACAGTTTAAGCCATTTATTTCTGAACAAGAATTGGATGATGCTGTAACAAGAATGGCTAATCAAGTCGCTCACGATTTAGGAGACGAAGTCCCAGTATTTGTTGGGATTTTAAATGGATCGTTTATGATTGTAAGTGATTTTGTGAAAAAATATCCAAAACCATGTGAGGTAACTTTTATTAAATTAGCCTCTTATGAAGGTGTAAAATCTACAGAGGATATACAACGCTTAATTGGTTTAACACAAGATTTAACAGGACGTACTGTAGTTATCCTAGAAGATATTATTGATACAGGAAACACGTTAGAAGAAGTACACCGCATTTTTAAATCCGAAAACGTAAAACAATTGTTAATCGCAACACTGTTTTACAAACCGGAAGCTTATAAAAAAGACTTTAAATTACACTATGTTGGTATAGAGATTCCTAATAAATTTATAGTAGGCTATGGTCTAGATTATGATGGGTTAGGTCGCGATTTACCAGCAGTATACCAACTAAAAACAACACAACACATGACTAATTTAGTGCTATTTGGACCTCCAGGTGCAGGAAAAGGAACGCAAGCTAATTTTTTAAAAGAAAAATATGATCTAGTACACATATCTACAGGAGATGTATTTAGATATAATATCAAAAACGAAACTGCTTTAGGTACGCTAGCTAAGTCTTACATGGACAAAGGACATTTAGTACCAGATCAAGTAACTATTGACATGTTAGAGGCAGAGGTGGAGCGTAACGCTGGAGCTAAAGGATTTATTTTTGATGGTTTTCCAAGAAACGAAACGCAAGCGATAGCATTAGATAAAATTATGTCAGATAAAGACTCTGAAGTTAGCGCAATGGTAGCTTTAGAAGTAGAGGATGAGGTGTTAGTACAACGTTTGTTAGAACGTGGTAAAACTAGTGGAAGAAAAGACGACTCTGACGAGGCTATTATTAGAAACAGAATTAAAGTTTATTATAACGAAACTGCAATTTTAAAAGACTACTACGCAGCACAAAATAAATATTTTGGAGTAGATGGTATTGGTGGTATAGAAGATATTACCAAACGCTTAAACACTGTAATTGACAAATTGTAA
- a CDS encoding 5-(carboxyamino)imidazole ribonucleotide synthase, which produces MNYFSSDFKLGILGGGQLGKMLLYNTRKFDIYTCILDNSNEAPSRMACNEFTKGDLMDFDTVYNFGKQVNVLTIEIENVNVAALEKLENEGVTVYPSSKTLRRIQNKATQKLFYQDHNLPTAPFSRFAYVSDIEDAIDNGGLNLPFVWKAAQFGYDGNGVKIVRSIADLKDLPKGECIAEQLIPFKNELAVIVARSANGEMKTYPVVEMEFHPEANQVEYVICPARISPEVAKKAQDIALKTSEAFNHVGLLAVELFQTEDDKILINEVAPRPHNSGHQTIEGSYTSQFEQHIRAILGLPLGKTENKVASVMVNLVGAEGHTGQVHYKNIESIMAMDGVTPHIYGKKETRPFRKMGHVTIVDEDLNTARQIAEKVKNSIEVISN; this is translated from the coding sequence ATGAATTATTTTTCTTCAGACTTTAAATTAGGTATTTTAGGTGGTGGCCAATTAGGCAAAATGCTACTTTATAATACTAGAAAATTTGATATTTACACTTGTATTTTAGATAATAGTAATGAGGCACCAAGTCGTATGGCTTGTAATGAGTTTACTAAAGGTGACTTGATGGATTTTGATACTGTTTATAATTTTGGCAAACAGGTTAACGTCTTAACCATCGAGATTGAAAATGTAAATGTCGCTGCACTTGAAAAATTAGAGAATGAAGGTGTTACGGTTTACCCATCGTCAAAAACATTAAGACGCATACAAAATAAAGCGACTCAAAAATTATTTTATCAAGATCATAATTTACCAACTGCACCTTTTAGTAGGTTTGCTTATGTGTCTGATATTGAAGATGCTATTGATAATGGTGGTTTAAACTTACCATTTGTATGGAAAGCTGCACAATTTGGTTATGATGGTAATGGTGTGAAAATAGTAAGATCCATTGCGGATTTAAAAGATTTGCCTAAAGGCGAATGCATAGCAGAACAATTAATTCCGTTTAAAAACGAATTAGCTGTAATTGTTGCTAGAAGTGCTAATGGCGAAATGAAAACCTATCCTGTGGTAGAAATGGAGTTTCATCCAGAAGCTAACCAAGTAGAATATGTTATTTGTCCTGCAAGAATAAGCCCAGAAGTTGCTAAAAAAGCGCAAGATATTGCATTAAAAACATCTGAAGCTTTTAATCACGTTGGTTTATTAGCTGTTGAGTTATTTCAGACTGAAGATGATAAAATACTAATTAACGAAGTTGCACCAAGACCACACAATTCTGGTCACCAAACGATTGAAGGGAGTTATACCTCACAATTTGAGCAACATATTCGTGCTATTTTAGGATTACCTTTAGGTAAAACTGAGAATAAAGTGGCAAGTGTTATGGTTAATCTTGTTGGTGCTGAAGGCCATACAGGTCAAGTACACTACAAAAACATAGAATCTATAATGGCTATGGATGGTGTGACACCTCATATTTATGGTAAAAAAGAAACACGACCATTTAGAAAAATGGGTCATGTTACCATTGTAGATGAAGACTTAAATACAGCACGTCAAATTGCTGAAAAGGTTAAAAATAGTATTGAAGTGATAAGTAATTAA
- a CDS encoding T9SS type A sorting domain-containing protein, which translates to MKLKITFIILLYTSLTFSQSTTLIPDSNFEQSLINLGIDSNGLTGDILNSDAESITFLSLLNVDISDLTGINSFTNLIYLNISNNSLGSIDISNLSNLETLSAQYCSLSGALDLTGNTNLKQLYADFNQITSVSFASSNVIENINLDSSNLATIDVSDFNNLQALDVGSNPNLSNVNVTQNPNLYLLSLENTQVISVDLTQNPLLEYYYHSGVALSGLNLSANTLLKELNLFYCSLSSLDLSNNTLLERLWMGANRISSMDYSNLPNLKLLNVFDPYPGFKFTSIDLSNNLDLETLVLSYNNIENLDLSNHDKLLEVYMYSNNLSTLNIKNGANGILQSLSTSLNPNLNCIEVDDVTQAEANVTNGTWYKDASTNYSTDCVSLSLEDQDLLLDVKLSPNPVLNELNISLINNIKSVQVSNIIGKTIYKINQSVEKIDMSFYKPGLYLITIETEKGTITKKIIKQ; encoded by the coding sequence ATGAAATTAAAAATTACTTTTATTATACTTTTATATACAAGTTTAACTTTTAGCCAGTCCACGACACTAATACCTGATTCTAATTTTGAGCAATCATTGATAAATTTAGGTATAGACTCTAATGGATTAACTGGTGATATTTTAAACAGTGATGCCGAGTCTATTACTTTTCTTAGTTTGTTGAACGTTGATATTTCAGATTTAACAGGTATTAATAGTTTTACTAATCTTATATATTTAAATATTAGTAATAATTCTTTAGGTAGTATAGATATTTCTAATTTATCGAATTTAGAGACGCTTAGTGCCCAATATTGCAGTTTGTCAGGAGCTTTAGATTTAACTGGGAATACTAATTTAAAGCAATTATATGCAGATTTTAACCAAATAACTTCAGTAAGTTTTGCTAGCAGTAATGTAATAGAGAATATCAATTTAGATAGTTCTAACTTAGCAACTATAGATGTTAGTGATTTTAATAATTTACAAGCATTAGATGTTGGTTCTAATCCAAATTTATCTAATGTGAATGTAACACAAAACCCTAATTTGTATTTACTTTCGTTAGAAAACACACAGGTGATTAGTGTAGATTTGACGCAAAATCCCTTGTTGGAGTATTATTATCATAGTGGCGTTGCTTTATCTGGTTTAAATCTTTCAGCCAATACATTGCTTAAAGAATTAAATCTGTTTTATTGTAGTTTGTCTAGTTTAGATTTAAGTAATAATACTCTTTTAGAAAGATTGTGGATGGGAGCTAATAGAATATCTAGTATGGATTATTCTAATTTACCCAATCTTAAACTGCTGAATGTTTTTGATCCTTATCCAGGTTTTAAGTTTACGTCTATAGATTTATCAAATAATCTAGATTTAGAAACTTTAGTATTATCGTATAATAATATTGAAAATTTAGATTTAAGTAACCATGATAAACTGCTGGAGGTTTATATGTATAGTAATAATCTGTCAACCTTAAATATTAAAAATGGAGCCAATGGGATTTTACAAAGCTTAAGTACATCGTTAAATCCTAATTTAAATTGCATCGAGGTGGACGATGTAACACAAGCAGAAGCTAACGTTACTAATGGGACTTGGTACAAGGATGCATCAACAAATTATAGTACTGATTGCGTTTCACTTAGTTTGGAAGATCAAGATTTGCTATTAGATGTAAAACTCTCTCCAAATCCGGTTTTAAATGAGTTAAATATTTCTTTAATCAACAATATAAAAAGTGTCCAAGTCTCTAACATTATTGGGAAAACCATTTATAAAATTAATCAATCTGTTGAAAAAATAGATATGAGTTTTTATAAACCTGGATTATACTTGATAACTATTGAAACAGAAAAAGGAACAATTACAAAAAAAATAATAAAACAATAA
- a CDS encoding ATP-binding protein, translating into MDSFKIHENIYLLDSIYSNEDATNIVNHYNSGHFKTPLGNDIYHNFKNNINYWIYCDLREQINEKRYLTLWNHYYQAVEVFYLKNNSLKRIHQVNRFKNFGFLHTYFRLPTWTILPNKNNKIFIRFNNSRSLSSIKLLYQTENQFLKFVQKDTIATTVLVTFLIVLIILNLIFFQKESTTHYFWYGFFIFFNIVDFLAYKGYGPMIFWSESKFLITNFRTIAQCLSIVCLLLFINSFYGKYRINKIIKLCFKICIASNILCLGLFTFEYYTAYFENLKFTIIPFLRLQTLLLIIFHIVLAIKGKIPKYLGLAFSMPLFLVQINFFYNPRVNITINQALIFDNLQYIAVAIEIIAISYFIITEIIKEKHRATTLKKENLILKNNFQENLLKLKTDEKNRLLANVHDSFGGYLEALKLTFSNQNKSTTDKTKIILDAFYTEYRQLLNSLYTPEVNTENFNENLEEFCLKLDKLTPLKIELNFEIKDHVIPQDKCYHMYNIISELVTNAIKHANATNIKVNLIKIKSNILLSVSDNGKGLETNKNGYGYGLKNVTSRTELLNGNLSIISDKKTGTQIQIEIPI; encoded by the coding sequence ATGGACTCATTTAAAATCCATGAAAATATTTACCTATTGGATAGCATATATAGTAATGAAGATGCAACAAACATAGTTAACCATTATAACAGTGGTCATTTCAAGACTCCGTTAGGAAACGATATTTATCACAATTTTAAGAACAATATTAACTATTGGATTTACTGCGATTTACGAGAACAAATAAACGAGAAACGCTACCTAACTTTATGGAATCATTATTACCAAGCAGTAGAAGTTTTTTATCTAAAAAACAATTCTTTAAAAAGAATACACCAAGTAAATAGATTTAAAAATTTTGGTTTTTTACACACCTATTTTAGGTTGCCTACATGGACAATTTTACCAAATAAAAATAATAAAATTTTTATAAGATTTAATAACAGTAGATCCTTGAGCTCCATCAAATTACTTTATCAAACCGAAAACCAGTTTTTAAAATTTGTTCAAAAAGATACTATTGCAACTACTGTTTTAGTTACATTTTTAATTGTCCTTATTATACTAAACCTAATTTTCTTTCAAAAAGAAAGTACAACCCATTATTTTTGGTATGGCTTCTTCATATTTTTTAATATCGTAGATTTTCTGGCCTACAAAGGATATGGCCCAATGATTTTTTGGTCAGAAAGCAAATTCTTAATTACTAACTTTAGGACAATAGCACAATGCTTAAGCATAGTTTGCTTACTATTATTTATTAATAGTTTTTATGGAAAGTATAGAATTAACAAGATTATTAAATTATGTTTCAAAATTTGTATTGCATCAAACATATTATGTTTAGGCTTATTTACTTTTGAATATTATACTGCATATTTTGAAAACTTAAAATTTACAATAATCCCTTTCTTAAGATTACAAACTTTACTACTAATTATATTCCATATTGTTTTAGCCATAAAAGGTAAAATTCCAAAATATTTAGGATTAGCTTTTTCGATGCCACTTTTTCTTGTTCAAATTAATTTTTTCTATAATCCAAGAGTTAACATAACCATTAATCAAGCCTTAATATTTGATAATTTACAATACATAGCAGTTGCTATTGAAATAATAGCGATAAGTTATTTTATAATCACTGAAATTATAAAAGAGAAACACAGAGCTACAACACTGAAAAAAGAAAACTTAATATTAAAAAACAACTTCCAAGAAAATTTATTAAAACTTAAAACTGATGAAAAAAATAGATTACTAGCAAATGTTCACGATAGTTTTGGAGGTTATTTAGAAGCACTTAAATTAACCTTTTCAAACCAAAATAAATCTACGACAGACAAAACTAAAATCATTCTAGACGCCTTTTATACAGAATATCGTCAACTTTTAAATTCACTTTACACACCTGAAGTGAATACTGAAAATTTTAATGAAAATTTAGAAGAATTTTGTCTTAAACTAGATAAGCTTACTCCATTAAAAATAGAATTAAATTTTGAAATTAAGGACCATGTAATACCGCAAGACAAGTGCTATCACATGTACAATATCATCTCAGAACTTGTCACTAATGCAATTAAGCATGCCAATGCAACAAATATTAAAGTTAACTTAATTAAAATTAAGTCTAATATATTACTATCTGTCTCAGATAATGGAAAAGGTCTTGAAACAAATAAAAATGGATATGGATATGGTTTAAAGAATGTAACTTCTAGAACAGAATTATTAAACGGAAACTTATCTATAATTTCGGATAAAAAAACAGGAACACAAATACAAATAGAAATACCTATATAA
- a CDS encoding response regulator, with protein sequence MDTDQIKIIIADDNKFFAQALKESLEKNPKLKIIKMFYQLDDLANNCSSFYFDILILDINFKGENSLLIIDQLKSKLNVFKIIILTTLVNNYTKKLAASNGVFNFKSKDETLHNFDLELIKIVKHEDNNNTQKVYYKKTSIASVKLTDTKINILQELYTSASLNEELIAKKLNISIATLKTHKQQLFALTGTKNVSHLIKFGIKNGIILP encoded by the coding sequence ATGGATACAGACCAAATCAAAATTATTATAGCAGATGATAATAAGTTTTTTGCGCAAGCACTAAAAGAAAGCTTAGAGAAAAATCCAAAATTAAAAATTATTAAGATGTTCTATCAATTGGACGATTTAGCAAACAACTGTAGTTCGTTTTACTTTGACATACTAATTTTAGATATTAACTTTAAAGGTGAAAATTCATTATTAATAATTGATCAATTAAAATCTAAATTAAATGTTTTTAAAATTATAATTCTTACAACTCTAGTCAATAATTACACAAAAAAGCTGGCTGCATCAAATGGTGTTTTTAACTTTAAAAGTAAAGACGAAACATTGCACAACTTTGATTTAGAGCTAATAAAAATTGTAAAGCATGAAGACAATAATAACACACAAAAAGTTTACTATAAAAAAACATCTATTGCTTCAGTTAAACTTACAGATACTAAAATTAATATTTTACAAGAACTTTACACATCTGCTTCATTAAACGAAGAATTAATAGCTAAAAAACTTAATATAAGTATCGCAACATTAAAAACACACAAGCAACAATTATTTGCTTTAACTGGAACTAAAAATGTAAGCCATTTAATTAAATTTGGAATAAAAAACGGAATTATTTTACCTTAA
- the purE gene encoding 5-(carboxyamino)imidazole ribonucleotide mutase, translated as MSKVAVIMGSNSDMPVMQDAIDILKEFKIDIEVDIVSAHRTPEKLFDFSKNAHKRGISVIIAGAGGAAHLPGMVASLSPLPIIGVPVKSSNSIDGWDSVLSILQMPGGVPVATVALNGAKNAGILAAQIIGASDASVLDKIIAYKEALKVKVEQASKDIK; from the coding sequence ATGAGCAAAGTAGCAGTAATAATGGGAAGCAATAGTGATATGCCAGTCATGCAAGACGCTATTGATATATTAAAAGAATTTAAAATAGACATAGAAGTTGATATTGTATCAGCACATCGTACACCAGAAAAACTATTTGATTTTAGTAAAAACGCTCATAAAAGAGGCATTAGCGTCATTATTGCTGGTGCAGGTGGTGCAGCACATTTACCAGGTATGGTAGCCTCTTTAAGTCCATTACCAATTATTGGAGTGCCAGTAAAAAGTAGTAATTCTATAGATGGATGGGACTCGGTATTATCCATACTACAAATGCCAGGAGGTGTTCCTGTTGCTACTGTTGCATTAAATGGAGCAAAAAACGCAGGAATATTAGCTGCACAAATTATAGGTGCATCTGATGCATCAGTATTGGATAAAATTATAGCTTACAAAGAAGCTTTAAAAGTAAAAGTAGAGCAAGCTTCAAAAGATATTAAATAG